A window from Leuconostoc mesenteroides subsp. mesenteroides encodes these proteins:
- a CDS encoding ABC transporter permease subunit (The N-terminal region of this protein, as described by TIGR01726, is a three transmembrane segment that identifies a subfamily of ABC transporter permease subunits, which specificities that include histidine, arginine, glutamine, glutamate, L-cystine (sic), the opines (in Agrobacterium) octopine and nopaline, etc.), translated as MTLLQNNFPTFLQGFGYTLLSSIIALIISMILGTFFAILQILPQKWVQKIGNVYVQVFRNIPLLIITFFFFLVVAKVIPMNGFTAGTIALSLYTSAFIAETVRAGILSVDNGQMEGARANGLSFSQSMRYIILPQAFKIALPSLGNQFINLVKNSSILAFVGGLDLMYQGNMVAATTFDTFSTYIIVALFYLVITLPLSYYMQNLERKLKHAA; from the coding sequence ATGACGTTACTACAAAATAATTTCCCAACGTTCTTGCAAGGATTCGGATATACTTTACTATCAAGTATTATTGCGCTAATCATTTCCATGATTTTGGGCACGTTCTTTGCTATTTTACAAATTTTGCCACAAAAATGGGTACAAAAGATTGGTAATGTATATGTGCAAGTATTTCGTAACATTCCATTATTGATTATCACCTTTTTCTTCTTCTTAGTAGTTGCTAAGGTTATTCCAATGAATGGGTTTACTGCTGGAACTATCGCATTATCATTATATACATCAGCTTTTATTGCTGAAACTGTTCGTGCTGGTATTCTTTCCGTTGACAACGGGCAAATGGAAGGTGCGCGTGCTAATGGATTATCGTTTAGTCAAAGTATGCGGTACATTATACTGCCTCAAGCCTTTAAAATAGCATTACCATCGCTTGGAAACCAATTTATTAATTTGGTGAAGAATTCATCGATCCTAGCCTTCGTCGGAGGATTGGACTTGATGTATCAAGGAAATATGGTTGCAGCTACTACGTTCGACACTTTTAGCACGTATATCATTGTGGCACTTTTCTATCTGGTAATTACATTGCCATTGAGCTACTACATGCAAAATCTAGAACGTAAACTAAAGCACGCAGCATAA
- a CDS encoding transporter substrate-binding domain-containing protein — protein MEKAKKRQFGIIATIVLAAVIVLGLLWATTAAKKNEEHQDTLQRVQKLGRIVWGVKADTKLFGLMDTKTGVAKGFDVDIAKALTVQISKQTGVPMSAEFVPVSSSSKIQLLKNTNIDGTVSTMTITPEREKIIDFTNQYFDAGQSILVKKDSGIKSIKDMNDPKYKIIVIVGTTAAEETKKFAPKAKLIAVQDYATGMQALKAGQGQAMSTDNAILYGFATENPDYQIAGGTFTHGPYGIAFDNNQRPMVRETNKALAIIKENGTYNKLIKKWFSDVPGLDWHELEAK, from the coding sequence ATGGAAAAAGCTAAAAAAAGACAGTTTGGTATCATTGCTACAATCGTTTTAGCTGCTGTTATTGTCCTCGGCTTATTGTGGGCAACTACTGCTGCTAAGAAAAATGAGGAGCATCAGGATACCTTACAACGCGTTCAAAAATTAGGGAGAATTGTTTGGGGTGTGAAGGCTGACACCAAGCTATTCGGCTTAATGGATACAAAGACTGGTGTTGCTAAAGGGTTCGACGTTGACATTGCTAAAGCATTAACTGTTCAAATATCAAAGCAAACAGGTGTCCCAATGTCCGCAGAATTTGTACCAGTGTCTTCATCTTCAAAAATACAATTATTGAAGAATACTAATATTGATGGCACAGTATCAACAATGACAATCACACCCGAACGTGAAAAAATTATTGACTTTACGAATCAATATTTTGATGCTGGACAATCAATTCTTGTTAAAAAAGACTCAGGCATTAAGTCAATTAAAGACATGAATGATCCAAAGTATAAAATTATCGTTATTGTTGGGACTACAGCTGCCGAGGAGACAAAGAAATTTGCCCCAAAGGCTAAGTTGATAGCCGTTCAGGATTATGCCACAGGTATGCAAGCCCTTAAGGCTGGTCAAGGTCAGGCGATGTCAACCGATAATGCGATTTTGTATGGATTTGCTACAGAAAATCCTGATTATCAAATTGCGGGCGGGACTTTTACCCATGGGCCTTATGGTATTGCTTTTGATAATAATCAAAGACCAATGGTTAGAGAAACAAATAAAGCGCTTGCTATAATTAAGGAAAATGGTACCTATAATAAATTAATTAAGAAGTGGTTCAGCGATGTACCAGGACTTGATTGGCATGAATTGGAGGCGAAATAA
- a CDS encoding ATP-binding cassette domain-containing protein, whose product MSMIEFKNVEKYYGKFHALKNINLKIDEGETVVLIGPSGSGKSTLIRTINGLEEIQEGKLLVNGFDLHDPKTDINRIRKNVGMVFQHFNLYNNKSTLENVMLAPRLVLKRSEEENKATAMALLDKVGLADKAANMPSELSGGQKQRAAIARSLAMQPKALLFDEPTSALDPEMVGDVLDVMRDIAKDSSMTMLVVTHEMSFAKAVADRVIFMADGEILEDSTTEEFFNNPREPRAQQFLSQVDHK is encoded by the coding sequence ATGTCAATGATTGAATTTAAAAACGTCGAGAAATATTATGGGAAGTTCCATGCTTTGAAGAACATTAATTTAAAAATTGATGAAGGTGAGACTGTTGTGCTTATCGGTCCTTCAGGGTCTGGAAAGTCAACTTTGATTCGTACAATTAACGGACTAGAAGAAATACAAGAAGGTAAGCTTCTGGTCAATGGATTTGATTTACATGATCCTAAAACCGATATCAATCGTATCCGTAAAAACGTTGGCATGGTTTTCCAGCACTTTAACTTGTACAATAATAAATCAACATTAGAAAACGTGATGCTTGCACCACGTCTCGTTTTGAAACGTAGTGAGGAAGAAAATAAGGCTACAGCAATGGCCTTGTTGGATAAAGTAGGCTTGGCGGATAAGGCGGCTAATATGCCGTCTGAACTATCAGGTGGTCAAAAGCAACGTGCCGCTATTGCTCGTTCATTAGCGATGCAACCGAAGGCATTGTTGTTCGATGAGCCAACATCAGCTTTGGATCCTGAAATGGTTGGAGATGTGTTGGACGTCATGCGTGATATTGCTAAGGATTCATCTATGACAATGCTTGTTGTTACCCATGAAATGAGCTTTGCTAAGGCTGTGGCTGATCGTGTTATCTTTATGGCTGACGGTGAAATTCTTGAAGATAGTACAACCGAAGAATTCTTTAATAATCCTAGAGAACCACGTGCTCAACAGTTCTTGAGCCAAGTTGATCACAAATAA
- a CDS encoding ATP-binding cassette domain-containing protein, which yields MTEKTDSVWAKNIPVREQLHVIWTLIKMAKPFRSMFIVALLIGAAFALLQAAAPRVIAYYMTTYLHQTSSVPLRIMISFAVLVAVIRVLQAVTDALNAYYFTVAGEYALEDMRLRVFQKLHTLGMKFFDEMPAGSLVTRVNNDTASLTDFWRFFMQLTFAVMSMIGAYIGMWTIDVHATLLMTIVVPFIVISIIIYQRFSSRLFRHMRERLSALNAKIAESVTGIDIIQEFYQEDRFKKEFGKINGEYFNARFKMIKADALLLEPMIDMLLGGATVLVLWYFGELSIQTVVSAGAIYAFTTYLNNIFGPLESIMNLFSPFQEGLVSGYRILGILGNETYAPAQNQNAKGDITDGKIEFKHVNFSYDGRHPILKDLTFTANPGDTVALVGHTGSGKSSTINTLMRFYDFQSGEILIDGQDIRDIAMDKIRSKMGLVLQDPFMFYGDIAFNIRMYNDILTDEQIKLAAEFVGADDFIEKLDGKYQAKVQEGGSSFSAGEKQLISFARTIVANPKILILDEATANVDTETETKIQNSLIKMRQNRTTIAIAHRLSTIKDANLILVLDQGEVVERGTHDELLAAHGRYYDLYRLQGAQSGIAV from the coding sequence ATGACGGAAAAAACTGATTCTGTTTGGGCAAAAAATATACCAGTTAGAGAACAACTTCATGTTATTTGGACATTGATTAAAATGGCAAAACCATTTCGTTCCATGTTTATCGTGGCTCTTCTAATTGGCGCCGCTTTTGCATTATTACAAGCGGCCGCGCCACGAGTTATTGCTTACTATATGACGACTTATTTACATCAAACAAGCAGTGTACCGTTGAGAATTATGATTAGTTTTGCCGTTTTGGTTGCAGTTATTCGCGTGTTGCAAGCTGTGACAGATGCTTTGAATGCCTACTATTTCACGGTTGCTGGTGAATATGCTTTAGAAGATATGCGATTACGTGTATTTCAAAAGTTACACACATTGGGGATGAAATTTTTTGATGAAATGCCTGCAGGTTCCCTTGTAACACGTGTTAATAACGATACAGCTTCATTGACAGATTTTTGGCGATTTTTTATGCAGCTTACCTTTGCTGTGATGAGTATGATTGGTGCTTATATTGGCATGTGGACAATTGATGTGCATGCAACCCTTCTGATGACGATTGTTGTACCATTCATTGTTATCAGTATTATCATTTATCAACGCTTCTCATCAAGACTATTTCGCCATATGCGTGAACGTTTATCAGCATTAAATGCTAAAATTGCTGAAAGTGTTACTGGAATTGATATCATTCAGGAATTCTATCAAGAAGACCGTTTTAAAAAAGAATTCGGTAAAATTAACGGTGAGTACTTTAATGCTCGTTTTAAAATGATTAAAGCCGATGCTTTGTTATTAGAGCCTATGATTGATATGTTGTTAGGTGGTGCGACAGTTTTAGTTTTATGGTATTTTGGTGAACTTTCCATACAAACAGTTGTTTCAGCAGGTGCTATTTACGCATTCACTACTTATTTAAACAATATTTTTGGGCCCCTAGAAAGTATTATGAATTTATTCAGTCCTTTCCAAGAAGGTTTAGTATCAGGCTATCGCATTCTTGGTATCCTCGGTAACGAGACTTATGCTCCGGCTCAAAACCAGAATGCTAAGGGAGATATCACTGATGGAAAAATTGAATTTAAGCATGTTAATTTTAGCTATGATGGTCGTCACCCAATTCTAAAAGATTTAACATTTACTGCTAACCCTGGTGATACGGTTGCTTTGGTAGGACATACTGGTTCTGGAAAAAGTTCTACCATTAATACATTAATGCGTTTTTATGACTTTCAATCAGGTGAAATTTTGATTGATGGTCAGGATATTCGTGATATTGCAATGGACAAGATACGCAGCAAAATGGGACTAGTGTTACAAGACCCATTCATGTTCTATGGTGATATTGCGTTTAATATTCGTATGTACAATGATATCCTTACGGATGAACAAATTAAATTAGCAGCTGAATTTGTTGGTGCAGATGATTTCATAGAAAAGTTAGATGGTAAGTATCAAGCTAAAGTACAAGAAGGTGGAAGCAGCTTTTCTGCTGGTGAAAAACAACTAATCAGTTTTGCACGCACAATTGTGGCTAACCCTAAAATACTAATATTAGATGAAGCTACTGCGAATGTTGACACTGAAACAGAAACAAAAATCCAAAACTCACTGATTAAAATGCGTCAGAATCGAACTACGATTGCAATTGCCCACAGACTTTCTACGATTAAGGATGCCAATTTGATTTTGGTACTGGATCAAGGAGAGGTTGTTGAACGTGGAACTCATGATGAACTACTTGCAGCACATGGCAGGTATTATGATCTTTATCGATTACAAGGAGCACAAAGTGGGATAGCGGTATAG
- a CDS encoding ATP-binding cassette domain-containing protein, protein MTIFGKLMWFFKEHKRLYMLGLTFLFLTEVSQMVSPALIGRFTDVIVSRQMTMNQLFFYAGGILLFSVLMYIFRYTWITHIFQGSALLEKTLRQQLFDHYLKMDTTFYQRRRTGDLMAHATNDLSAVQRVASGGVLMLVDSIVIIIFTVISMTLVVDWRLTLIGVLPLPLLAAGVWYLSPKMRRAFTSSQEAFSRLSNKSQESIAGIKAIKTLGQEKQDVDAFNEEIQQTIQINKKVAAIDSLFGPMATLVMTISYVVMITYGGSLVLNDSISIGQLVSFSTYLGLLVWPMFGLGQLFNVLERGNASYMRVQEILSEKSSIIEDENGYDSISHGDVAIRIDQFKYPDDQSAVLKDISLNIRAGETVGIVGRVGSGKTTLIKLLLRQFDGYTGQISFAGKNIKDYKLSVYHRAIGYVAQENFLFSTTVRDNIRFADVNKSQEKVEKAAKMAALHEDILNFPEGYDTQVGEHGVSLSGGQKQRLAIARALIIDPEILILDDALSAVDARTEKQILNTLKTTRQEKTTIIVAHRISSVMNANEIVVLDHGEIVERGRHEELIAHQGWYAQMYEQQQLAITLQQNLSGKEDNDDGKN, encoded by the coding sequence ATGACTATTTTTGGCAAATTAATGTGGTTCTTTAAGGAGCACAAACGATTATATATGTTAGGGCTTACTTTTTTGTTCCTGACAGAAGTATCACAGATGGTTTCCCCAGCGTTAATTGGTCGCTTCACTGATGTGATAGTATCCCGACAAATGACAATGAATCAACTATTTTTCTATGCTGGTGGTATTTTGCTTTTTTCTGTGTTGATGTACATATTTCGTTATACATGGATTACACATATTTTCCAAGGTTCGGCATTATTGGAAAAAACACTGCGACAACAATTATTTGATCACTATTTGAAAATGGATACTACATTTTATCAGCGTCGACGTACGGGAGATTTAATGGCTCATGCGACGAACGACTTGTCAGCAGTTCAGAGAGTGGCATCCGGTGGCGTATTGATGCTGGTTGATTCGATTGTTATTATTATTTTCACGGTTATCTCAATGACCCTTGTAGTTGATTGGCGTTTGACGTTGATTGGGGTTTTACCGTTACCATTATTGGCGGCCGGTGTTTGGTATTTATCACCTAAAATGCGACGTGCCTTCACATCATCTCAAGAAGCCTTTTCACGATTATCAAACAAGTCTCAAGAATCGATAGCTGGAATCAAAGCTATCAAGACATTGGGGCAAGAAAAACAAGATGTTGATGCTTTTAATGAGGAAATACAACAAACGATTCAAATCAATAAAAAGGTAGCTGCTATTGATTCCTTATTCGGACCAATGGCTACGTTGGTGATGACAATTAGTTATGTTGTGATGATTACTTACGGCGGATCGCTGGTATTGAATGATTCAATTTCAATCGGTCAACTTGTCTCATTTTCAACATATTTAGGATTATTAGTATGGCCGATGTTTGGTTTGGGACAGCTGTTTAATGTATTGGAACGTGGTAATGCTTCGTATATGCGTGTCCAAGAAATTTTGTCTGAAAAATCATCAATTATTGAAGATGAGAATGGTTACGATAGCATATCTCATGGTGATGTCGCTATTCGGATTGATCAGTTTAAGTACCCAGATGATCAATCAGCAGTTTTGAAAGATATTTCGCTGAATATTCGTGCTGGCGAAACTGTCGGCATTGTTGGGCGTGTTGGTTCTGGAAAAACGACCTTAATCAAACTACTGCTACGCCAGTTTGATGGTTATACTGGCCAAATTAGTTTTGCTGGTAAAAATATTAAAGATTATAAATTAAGTGTGTATCACAGAGCTATTGGCTATGTTGCACAGGAAAATTTCTTGTTTTCAACAACAGTGAGAGATAATATTCGGTTTGCTGATGTCAATAAATCACAAGAGAAGGTGGAAAAAGCTGCTAAAATGGCGGCTTTACACGAGGATATCTTGAACTTTCCGGAGGGGTACGATACACAAGTTGGCGAACATGGTGTAAGTTTATCGGGTGGTCAAAAGCAACGATTAGCTATAGCTCGTGCCTTAATTATTGATCCAGAGATTCTAATTTTAGATGATGCTTTGTCGGCCGTTGATGCACGGACGGAAAAGCAAATACTGAACACTTTAAAAACTACTCGGCAAGAAAAAACAACGATAATCGTTGCTCACAGAATTAGTTCTGTAATGAATGCTAATGAAATTGTAGTTCTTGACCACGGGGAAATTGTCGAACGTGGTCGACATGAAGAACTGATTGCTCACCAAGGATGGTATGCTCAAATGTATGAGCAACAACAATTAGCAATAACCCTTCAACAGAACTTATCGGGAAAGGAGGATAATGATGACGGAAAAAACTGA
- a CDS encoding YdcF family protein, whose amino-acid sequence MIVILTSLMLAISILSWLLWYQSKTNPASMRMGLYVLIIVIFLFIGLLVIEFPSISVGQLIRGTKRFVKWANITGLFFVITLAYHSFQSWRKWQHNLHQLFFPLVLLIYAITDIGICLLNDSFSITMKPMLVVIPWLSIYILWQFLQFFISSILYGLVVKQPIRGTLVVLGGGLVDGQYVGRIVGNRIQAAVKDANKMPEYPTILFSGGQGKDELVSEAEAMRNFAVKKLNVPREKTMLENRSRNTYENLRNSAKLINSSFTFYTSEYHVFRGALLAKKQGVNAQGRGGYTQFPYRGIAFLREFAGVMNLNSKQHVICGTVWFVSSMIVILINFV is encoded by the coding sequence ATGATAGTAATTCTAACAAGTTTAATGTTAGCCATAAGTATTTTGTCTTGGCTACTTTGGTACCAAAGTAAAACCAACCCAGCAAGTATGCGAATGGGACTTTATGTGTTGATCATTGTGATTTTCTTATTTATTGGGTTGTTGGTAATTGAGTTTCCAAGTATATCAGTTGGTCAGTTAATTAGAGGAACTAAGCGATTCGTTAAATGGGCTAATATTACGGGTCTATTTTTTGTGATCACACTAGCCTATCATAGTTTTCAAAGTTGGCGTAAATGGCAACATAACCTACATCAATTGTTTTTTCCACTGGTATTACTTATATACGCCATTACTGATATTGGTATCTGTCTTCTGAACGACAGTTTCTCAATAACTATGAAACCAATGCTGGTTGTTATCCCATGGCTGTCAATATATATTCTTTGGCAATTTTTACAGTTTTTCATCAGTAGTATTTTGTATGGATTGGTGGTTAAACAACCAATCCGCGGTACGCTTGTCGTCTTAGGTGGTGGGTTAGTTGATGGACAATATGTTGGTCGAATCGTCGGTAATCGTATTCAGGCAGCTGTTAAAGATGCAAACAAAATGCCAGAGTATCCAACTATCCTTTTTTCGGGTGGCCAAGGGAAAGATGAATTAGTTTCTGAGGCAGAAGCTATGAGAAACTTTGCCGTAAAGAAACTAAATGTTCCTCGTGAGAAGACAATGTTGGAAAATCGTTCTAGAAATACATATGAAAATTTGAGGAATAGTGCTAAATTAATTAACAGTTCATTCACATTTTATACAAGCGAGTATCATGTTTTTCGTGGTGCTTTACTAGCGAAAAAGCAAGGAGTTAATGCGCAAGGTCGAGGAGGATACACACAGTTTCCGTACCGTGGTATAGCGTTTTTACGAGAGTTTGCTGGTGTAATGAATTTAAATTCAAAACAGCATGTTATATGTGGTACTGTGTGGTTTGTTAGTAGTATGATAGTAATTTTAATTAATTTTGTATGA
- a CDS encoding aspartate-semialdehyde dehydrogenase, which translates to MTREYSVAILGATGAVGTRLIEQLEQSTIPVKNIKLLASSRSAGKTLQFKGTDVVVEEATPESFDGVDLVLASGGGSVSARFAPEAVKRGAVVVDNSSQWRMNDDVPLIVPEVNETDLKQHQGIIANPNCSTIQMVVALAPIKAKYGLTRVIVSTYQAASGAGQSAWQELVSETDAHNAGKAMHAEILPVKSAKHHYPLAYNLLPQIDVFEEDGYTHEEWKMIHETKKIMFGDKNSKAVKVTATAVRVPVPIGHGETVYFETDAGSGATAADIQAILSEAPGVVLEDNPKEQLYPQPINAEGKRETFVGRVRPDLESDDSFHMWVVSDNLLKGAAWNTVQIAERLVDLNLVRVPENAANKFGTV; encoded by the coding sequence ATGACTAGAGAATATAGTGTTGCCATTCTTGGCGCAACAGGTGCTGTGGGCACGCGACTCATTGAACAATTGGAGCAGTCAACGATTCCCGTGAAAAACATAAAATTACTTGCTTCGTCACGTTCAGCAGGTAAGACCCTTCAATTTAAAGGTACAGACGTAGTTGTTGAGGAAGCAACTCCGGAAAGTTTTGATGGAGTTGATTTGGTTTTAGCTAGCGGTGGTGGTTCAGTTTCAGCGCGGTTTGCGCCCGAAGCTGTGAAACGTGGCGCTGTCGTTGTTGATAATTCAAGCCAATGGCGAATGAATGATGATGTTCCTTTAATTGTCCCTGAAGTAAATGAAACAGATTTGAAACAACACCAGGGAATCATTGCCAATCCTAACTGTTCAACGATTCAGATGGTTGTTGCTCTAGCGCCAATTAAAGCTAAATATGGTTTGACACGTGTTATCGTTTCAACTTATCAAGCTGCTTCTGGCGCAGGACAATCTGCATGGCAAGAATTAGTTTCAGAAACGGATGCCCACAATGCTGGTAAAGCAATGCATGCTGAGATTTTACCGGTTAAAAGTGCTAAGCATCATTATCCACTAGCTTATAATTTACTACCACAAATAGATGTTTTTGAAGAAGATGGTTACACTCATGAAGAATGGAAAATGATTCATGAGACTAAAAAAATCATGTTTGGTGATAAGAATTCCAAGGCGGTGAAAGTAACAGCAACTGCAGTTCGTGTACCTGTTCCTATTGGTCATGGTGAGACCGTTTATTTTGAAACGGATGCTGGATCTGGAGCAACAGCCGCTGATATTCAAGCGATTCTTAGTGAGGCTCCAGGTGTTGTTTTGGAAGATAATCCAAAGGAACAATTGTACCCACAGCCAATTAATGCCGAAGGAAAACGCGAAACATTCGTTGGCCGTGTGCGTCCTGATCTGGAAAGTGATGATAGTTTCCATATGTGGGTTGTCTCAGATAACCTCCTGAAAGGTGCTGCTTGGAATACAGTACAGATTGCAGAACGTCTTGTTGACTTAAATTTGGTCAGAGTCCCAGAAAACGCAGCAAATAAGTTTGGCACAGTGTAG
- the alr gene encoding alanine racemase, with product MVEAITRPTRLEVSKSAVEHNITTVKNVSGADKVFLTVKSNAYGFGLIPMSQAAVAGGIYGLGVAVLDEAIALRHERITAPILILGISQVKYAELMAVQHIMATVVSLDWLEKAEHQLTGEQRLPVTLGIDTGMGRIGFRDRETLANAIQFVLDHADKFEYVGLSTHFAESDSSDTRYFQKQLTRWHQLTDDLPKPKYYHVANSGAAMYHAEEVPHEVVRVGTVLYGIEPSRGELADGRNLKPVMALRSEVNFVKRLPAGEGISYSHKYTTTQNEWIGTVPIGYGDGWLRKLMGFKVIIDGQYAPIVGQVAMDQLMIRLPREYPEGTTVTFIGQDGELENTIEDVAQFVDLAPWEITTGLQDRIHRILVD from the coding sequence ATGGTAGAGGCAATAACACGTCCAACACGTCTTGAAGTTTCCAAGAGCGCTGTTGAACATAATATAACGACCGTTAAAAATGTATCAGGTGCAGACAAAGTCTTTTTGACCGTTAAATCAAATGCCTATGGATTTGGTTTGATTCCTATGTCTCAAGCTGCTGTGGCAGGAGGTATTTATGGCTTAGGTGTAGCTGTCCTTGATGAAGCTATTGCACTGCGGCATGAGCGCATAACCGCACCAATTTTAATTTTAGGTATTTCACAGGTAAAGTATGCTGAACTAATGGCTGTCCAGCATATCATGGCAACTGTTGTTTCATTGGATTGGTTGGAGAAAGCAGAACATCAGTTAACTGGTGAACAGCGATTACCAGTTACACTAGGAATAGACACTGGTATGGGGAGAATCGGATTTAGAGATCGTGAAACTTTAGCGAACGCAATACAGTTTGTTTTGGATCATGCTGATAAGTTTGAATATGTTGGACTATCGACGCACTTTGCCGAATCTGATTCATCAGATACCAGGTACTTCCAAAAGCAATTAACACGTTGGCATCAATTGACAGATGATTTGCCAAAACCAAAGTATTATCATGTTGCTAATTCAGGTGCTGCAATGTATCACGCAGAAGAGGTTCCCCATGAGGTTGTCCGCGTAGGAACGGTGCTTTATGGGATTGAGCCCTCTCGTGGTGAACTAGCAGATGGACGTAACCTGAAACCCGTCATGGCCCTTCGGAGCGAGGTGAATTTTGTTAAACGCTTACCTGCTGGTGAGGGTATTAGTTATTCACACAAATATACGACAACTCAAAACGAGTGGATAGGCACTGTACCTATTGGTTATGGGGATGGTTGGCTACGCAAATTAATGGGATTTAAGGTTATCATTGATGGTCAATACGCCCCCATTGTAGGGCAGGTAGCAATGGATCAGTTAATGATACGTTTGCCTCGTGAATATCCAGAAGGTACAACGGTAACTTTTATTGGTCAAGATGGAGAATTAGAGAATACGATAGAGGATGTTGCACAGTTTGTAGATTTGGCGCCGTGGGAAATCACAACAGGGCTACAAGATAGAATACATCGTATTTTAGTAGATTAG
- a CDS encoding NAD(P)H-hydrate epimerase — translation MTRLVTATEMQQIDNYTIETIGMPQDVLIERAAMAVIDVIGAGRFDLGHVLVLAGLGNNGADGVAIARLLYAQGVNVSLQFVGNVSRAKDSVKRQLAIIEKHGLVRSEKSDFNEATLIIDAIFGIGLNNVLPEGLQKMIKAANHIDKPVIAVDVPTGIDATTGEVRGAALKAHTTVTFGLTKVGLTQQNGCYLSGNVILKDVGMLVPDDFEFSLQEALPVA, via the coding sequence ATGACGCGACTTGTTACGGCTACAGAAATGCAGCAAATAGATAATTACACGATTGAAACTATTGGTATGCCACAAGATGTATTAATTGAACGAGCCGCAATGGCAGTGATTGATGTTATCGGTGCGGGTAGATTCGATTTAGGTCACGTATTGGTATTAGCTGGTCTTGGAAATAATGGTGCCGATGGCGTGGCAATTGCTCGTCTCTTGTATGCTCAAGGCGTCAATGTCTCATTACAATTCGTCGGCAATGTCAGCCGTGCAAAAGACAGTGTCAAGCGGCAATTGGCAATCATTGAAAAGCATGGCTTAGTTCGTTCTGAAAAAAGTGACTTCAATGAGGCAACTTTAATCATTGATGCAATATTCGGGATTGGATTAAACAACGTTTTACCTGAAGGGTTACAAAAAATGATTAAAGCGGCCAACCATATTGATAAACCTGTCATAGCTGTCGATGTCCCTACTGGTATTGATGCAACAACAGGTGAAGTACGTGGTGCTGCTCTTAAAGCACATACTACAGTCACCTTTGGTTTAACGAAGGTTGGTTTAACACAACAAAATGGTTGTTATCTTTCCGGAAACGTTATTTTAAAAGACGTTGGAATGCTTGTTCCAGATGATTTTGAATTCAGCCTACAAGAAGCACTGCCCGTTGCATAA
- a CDS encoding Rrf2 family transcriptional regulator, with the protein MKMSSAVEQSLVVLVMLALQKDGLPVKSHVLSEHLEVSESYLKKTMRKLVVANLVKAIASKEGGFKLARNTNDITLLDVYEAIEGEDSFIHSTQLADRVFPAKTAVAEGTKEVLSIVYEAEKDFKKRLKRTSIADLLLFAKEGEEIVDWR; encoded by the coding sequence ATGAAAATGTCTAGTGCAGTTGAACAAAGTTTGGTCGTCTTGGTCATGTTAGCTTTGCAAAAAGATGGCTTACCTGTTAAAAGTCATGTTTTAAGTGAACATTTAGAAGTATCTGAATCATATTTAAAAAAAACAATGCGTAAATTAGTTGTTGCGAACTTGGTGAAAGCGATAGCTAGTAAGGAAGGTGGTTTCAAGTTAGCTCGTAATACCAATGACATTACGTTATTGGATGTTTATGAGGCGATTGAAGGAGAAGATAGCTTCATTCATTCTACTCAACTGGCAGACCGTGTATTTCCTGCTAAAACTGCTGTAGCTGAAGGAACAAAAGAAGTGCTATCTATTGTCTATGAAGCAGAGAAAGATTTTAAGAAACGATTAAAACGTACATCGATTGCTGATTTATTATTATTTGCCAAAGAAGGTGAAGAAATTGTTGATTGGCGATGA